A genomic segment from Gilvibacter sp. SZ-19 encodes:
- a CDS encoding DUF6268 family outer membrane beta-barrel protein — protein MRNILLFFTLIFCGCCLGQTTDLMRVEWTRIPQVDSDNSISRFRSFINFPIPLSWEGSYLIPGFEYRHITLDIDDPVPYDANDAKTFQVFRATMAYTFKFKNDWRFGARAGVELASNFERADFLGRDVRFSGAAYLIRDRSAEEVEKPNRWVIGLQYSTNQGRPFPLPVINYFRQFHPQWSYSIGTPKTNLKHSFNDKHSVQAYISLDGFFSNLQNNRVVTNPDGTTAVADNISMTQIISGLGYEFNFAKNFYFYAYAAYTLYNELRLRDENRDNVFNLNENNTGYFRTGVKYKI, from the coding sequence ATGCGTAATATACTGCTCTTCTTTACCCTTATTTTCTGCGGATGTTGTCTGGGACAGACCACAGATCTGATGCGTGTAGAATGGACCCGTATTCCACAGGTAGACAGTGACAATTCCATTTCGAGATTCCGATCTTTTATTAATTTTCCTATCCCTTTGTCTTGGGAAGGCAGTTATTTGATCCCCGGATTTGAATACCGCCACATCACTTTAGATATAGACGATCCCGTACCTTACGATGCCAACGATGCTAAGACCTTCCAAGTGTTTAGAGCAACTATGGCTTATACCTTTAAGTTCAAGAACGACTGGCGTTTTGGCGCAAGAGCGGGAGTTGAATTAGCATCAAACTTCGAGCGAGCCGATTTTTTAGGCCGCGATGTTCGTTTTAGCGGTGCTGCTTACCTGATCCGAGACCGCTCCGCAGAAGAAGTGGAAAAACCCAATCGCTGGGTTATCGGCTTACAGTATTCGACCAACCAGGGGCGACCGTTTCCCTTGCCGGTTATCAATTACTTCAGGCAGTTCCATCCGCAGTGGTCCTATTCAATAGGTACACCAAAGACTAACTTAAAACACAGTTTTAACGACAAGCACAGTGTGCAGGCCTACATTTCTCTAGACGGATTCTTTTCTAATCTTCAGAACAACAGAGTGGTGACCAACCCAGACGGAACCACAGCTGTGGCCGATAATATTTCCATGACCCAAATAATCTCTGGACTGGGTTATGAATTCAATTTTGCAAAGAATTTTTACTTCTATGCCTATGCGGCATATACTTTGTACAACGAATTACGATTAAGAGATGAGAACCGCGATAATGTTTTCAATCTCAATGAAAATAATACCGGTTATTTCAGAACCGGAGTAAAATACAAGATTTGA
- a CDS encoding sigma-54 dependent transcriptional regulator → MADILIIEDEAAIRRVLTKILTEESADYKVSEAEDGLSGIEMIKKEDFDLVLCDIKMPKMDGVEVLEAAKKLKPETPIVMISGHGDLDTAVNTMRLGAFDYISKPPDLNRLLNTVRIALDRKELVVENTRLKKKVSKNYEMIGESEPILHIKEMIEKVAPTEARVLITGPNGTGKELVAHWLHQKSDRSKGPMIEVNCAAIPSELIESELFGHVKGAFTSANKDRAGKFEAANGGTIFLDEVGDMSLSAQAKVLRALQENKIQRVGNDKDIKVDVRVIAATNKDLKHEIAEGNFREDLYHRLAVILIKVPALNDRRDDIPLLLDYFTKKISEEQGTAQKKFQDKAVKLLKDYDWTGNIRELRNVVERLIILGGETISEEDVRLFASK, encoded by the coding sequence ATGGCGGATATATTGATCATAGAAGACGAGGCGGCTATCCGCAGAGTATTGACCAAGATACTTACCGAAGAAAGTGCGGATTATAAAGTTAGCGAGGCAGAAGATGGCTTGTCCGGGATAGAGATGATTAAAAAGGAAGACTTTGACTTGGTCCTTTGTGACATTAAGATGCCTAAAATGGATGGAGTAGAAGTCTTGGAAGCTGCCAAAAAGCTCAAACCAGAAACTCCCATAGTGATGATCTCTGGGCACGGAGATCTGGATACAGCTGTAAATACAATGCGTTTAGGAGCTTTTGATTATATCTCAAAACCACCAGACCTGAATAGGCTTTTAAATACCGTTCGCATTGCCTTAGACAGAAAAGAACTCGTTGTAGAAAACACCCGACTTAAAAAGAAGGTGAGTAAGAACTACGAGATGATCGGGGAATCGGAACCTATTTTGCATATCAAAGAGATGATAGAAAAGGTCGCTCCCACAGAGGCTCGTGTTTTAATTACAGGACCCAACGGAACAGGAAAAGAACTGGTTGCGCATTGGCTGCATCAAAAGAGCGATCGCTCCAAAGGCCCTATGATAGAGGTTAACTGTGCCGCTATCCCAAGTGAACTTATAGAAAGCGAGTTGTTCGGGCATGTAAAAGGGGCATTTACTTCTGCTAACAAGGACCGCGCAGGGAAGTTCGAAGCTGCGAACGGCGGAACCATATTTCTGGATGAGGTAGGAGACATGAGTCTTTCTGCTCAGGCCAAGGTGTTGCGCGCCTTGCAAGAGAACAAGATCCAGCGCGTGGGTAATGACAAAGACATTAAGGTTGACGTGCGCGTCATAGCCGCAACCAACAAAGACCTAAAACACGAAATTGCAGAGGGCAATTTTAGAGAAGACTTGTATCACCGACTTGCGGTGATTCTAATTAAGGTGCCGGCCCTGAACGATCGCCGAGACGATATTCCATTGCTCTTGGATTACTTTACCAAAAAGATATCCGAAGAACAAGGTACAGCCCAAAAGAAGTTCCAAGACAAGGCTGTAAAGCTGTTAAAAGACTACGACTGGACAGGTAACATTCGCGAACTGCGCAATGTCGTGGAACGATTGATTATCTTAGGCGGAGAAACCATCAGCGAGGAAGACGTGCGTCTCTTTGCCAGTAAATAA